One window of Pirellulales bacterium genomic DNA carries:
- a CDS encoding serine/threonine-protein kinase → MSHSSSSQVRISTPGSLPAGGGPVAAPINSGSLPQPDDRTVISDRLPLPAGNESRPAHPFEFGKLLAGDRLGHFELLEYVGGGGMGAVFRARDTMLDREVALKVLSRAQGADDETRRRFHVEAQSAARLDHQNIARVYYVGEDQGLNFIVFEFIRGENIRDLVERQGALSVGDAVSFTLQIAEALAHACERNVVHRDIKPSNIIVTAEGKAKLVDMGLARLHARTSNDDLTASGVTLGTFDYISPEQARDPRMADVRSDIYSLGCTLYYVLTARPPFPEGTVLQKLLQHQGDEVPDPRQINPDIPEEIAAILRRMLAKDPKHRFQEPGELIGELLVVADRLDLRPMTTGQFWIAPQHQAMAFWERHLPWIAPVAALLLILLGLEWFGSSSAPPGLMNPDDPRPLNAGASGKSKQISAADEQSRDAIVSDKRSRPEDNDSRLPAGRSNGLAQQEAVAVDNGTRGTAPVGKTTSDKPSGNAASENSLSRDPASHETEARSSATGPVSPIARDADSRATILPLPNTVVESNASRNQLSNDDKQQNRQPVSPADQRAEFSVTGDRKLDSIVSTKRDDEESALAPTSPTKTSLLPPPSTAAAPTTSGVSILSGEGGERRQFASLHAACSAARNNDVIELQYNGPRDQEPLELANLKLTIRGGAGFRPVIVFRPGQLGLAGFGRSMITVTGGRLTLLNVGLVLDISRDTAAEGWALFETRQAEQLRFEGCSLTIRNPGAGGNGFHDNVAFFAIKAAPGVDTMMKNPEAPPVHPLNLDLQNCIARGEAVFVHSTDAQPVALDWDNGLLATSDSLLLAEGSSTSPPLGERVEIRLNHLTAVARGGLIRLLAAGDAPYLLKTEVNCANSLLITRNAPLVEQRGPQRTAMLEQQFQWSGDRNFCQGFSVFWQLVDTNAPNAPRLVSASQWQAQMGQGDNLLPLHERVWKHADVDDRAVSTMRTEDFMLADRWRGPGGPYEASDMGEVGLSARRLPDLPAEPLPLLRPRDGETSRTGQRGPLSSPAER, encoded by the coding sequence ATGAGTCATTCGAGTTCCAGCCAGGTTCGCATTAGCACGCCCGGGTCATTGCCCGCTGGCGGCGGACCAGTTGCTGCGCCCATCAACAGCGGCAGCCTTCCGCAACCAGACGACCGCACGGTCATTTCGGATCGGTTACCGCTTCCGGCTGGCAACGAGTCCCGGCCTGCCCACCCTTTCGAGTTCGGCAAGCTGCTGGCCGGCGACCGGCTAGGGCATTTCGAACTGCTTGAATATGTCGGCGGCGGAGGCATGGGGGCCGTCTTTCGCGCCCGAGACACGATGCTCGACCGCGAAGTGGCCCTGAAGGTCCTATCCCGGGCGCAAGGGGCCGACGACGAGACTCGCCGGCGATTCCACGTCGAGGCCCAATCCGCTGCCCGCCTGGACCATCAAAATATCGCCCGCGTTTATTACGTGGGCGAGGACCAGGGGTTGAACTTCATCGTCTTCGAGTTCATCCGCGGCGAGAACATCCGCGACCTGGTAGAGCGACAAGGCGCCCTATCCGTCGGCGACGCCGTGAGCTTCACCTTGCAGATCGCCGAGGCACTGGCCCACGCCTGCGAGCGCAATGTCGTGCATCGCGACATTAAGCCCTCGAATATTATCGTCACGGCCGAAGGGAAGGCGAAGCTGGTCGACATGGGGCTGGCTCGTTTGCACGCCCGCACCTCGAACGACGATCTGACAGCTAGCGGCGTTACGCTCGGAACCTTTGACTATATATCTCCCGAGCAGGCGCGCGATCCGCGGATGGCGGATGTCCGTAGCGACATTTATTCGCTCGGCTGCACACTGTACTACGTGCTCACGGCCAGGCCACCGTTCCCGGAAGGGACGGTGCTGCAAAAGCTGTTGCAGCATCAGGGGGACGAGGTCCCCGACCCTCGCCAGATCAATCCCGATATCCCCGAAGAGATCGCGGCCATTCTTCGCCGCATGCTGGCCAAGGATCCCAAGCATCGATTCCAAGAGCCAGGCGAATTAATCGGCGAATTGTTGGTTGTTGCCGATCGATTGGACCTGCGTCCCATGACCACTGGCCAGTTCTGGATCGCTCCCCAGCATCAAGCGATGGCTTTTTGGGAGCGGCACCTGCCCTGGATCGCCCCGGTCGCGGCGCTACTGCTCATTCTGCTGGGACTCGAATGGTTCGGTTCGTCATCTGCACCCCCCGGTTTGATGAACCCTGACGATCCTCGCCCGTTGAATGCCGGCGCTTCTGGAAAGAGCAAGCAGATTAGCGCCGCGGACGAGCAGTCGCGCGATGCGATCGTTAGCGATAAACGCTCTCGTCCGGAGGATAACGATTCACGCCTCCCGGCGGGCCGATCGAACGGTTTGGCGCAGCAGGAAGCTGTTGCTGTCGACAATGGAACAAGAGGTACGGCTCCTGTCGGCAAAACGACTAGCGATAAGCCATCTGGAAATGCCGCGTCCGAGAACTCTCTGTCCCGCGATCCCGCCAGTCACGAAACGGAAGCACGCTCTTCCGCCACGGGCCCCGTCAGTCCCATCGCACGCGATGCCGATAGTCGGGCAACAATTTTGCCGCTGCCCAATACGGTCGTCGAAAGCAACGCGTCACGTAACCAACTAAGCAATGACGACAAACAGCAAAACCGTCAGCCGGTGTCGCCTGCCGACCAGCGAGCCGAATTCTCGGTCACTGGCGATCGTAAACTCGATTCCATCGTTTCGACAAAGCGCGACGATGAGGAATCGGCCCTCGCGCCCACCTCACCTACGAAGACGAGTCTGCTTCCTCCGCCGTCGACCGCGGCCGCTCCTACGACGAGTGGAGTTTCGATTCTGTCGGGCGAAGGGGGCGAGCGGCGCCAATTCGCCAGTCTGCATGCCGCTTGCAGCGCTGCCAGAAATAACGACGTCATCGAGCTTCAGTACAATGGGCCGCGCGATCAGGAACCGCTCGAGCTGGCGAATTTGAAATTAACGATTCGTGGCGGCGCCGGTTTTCGACCGGTGATCGTGTTCCGCCCGGGCCAGTTAGGCCTGGCCGGGTTTGGCCGCAGCATGATTACCGTGACCGGCGGACGGCTGACATTGTTGAACGTCGGTTTGGTTCTCGATATCTCGCGTGACACCGCGGCCGAAGGTTGGGCACTTTTCGAGACTCGCCAGGCTGAACAACTCCGTTTCGAGGGTTGTTCATTGACGATTCGCAATCCGGGCGCTGGGGGTAACGGCTTTCACGATAACGTGGCCTTCTTCGCCATTAAGGCAGCTCCGGGCGTCGACACCATGATGAAGAATCCCGAAGCCCCCCCGGTACACCCCCTGAACCTCGATTTGCAAAACTGCATCGCGCGCGGCGAAGCCGTCTTCGTGCATTCGACCGATGCGCAGCCGGTGGCGCTCGATTGGGACAATGGGCTGCTGGCGACAAGCGATTCGCTGCTGTTGGCCGAAGGAAGCTCGACGTCGCCGCCACTCGGCGAGCGCGTCGAGATTCGATTGAATCATTTGACGGCCGTGGCGCGCGGCGGCCTGATCCGCTTGCTCGCGGCCGGGGACGCTCCCTATTTGTTGAAGACCGAAGTCAATTGCGCAAATAGCCTTCTGATCACGCGCAACGCCCCGCTGGTAGAGCAGCGCGGACCGCAGCGTACGGCCATGCTCGAGCAGCAGTTCCAATGGAGCGGCGATCGAAATTTCTGCCAAGGCTTTTCCGTATTCTGGCAGTTGGTCGACACCAACGCGCCGAACGCCCCCCGGTTGGTCTCTGCCTCGCAGTGGCAAGCGCAAATGGGGCAAGGGGACAATCTGCTGCCGTTGCACGAACGCGTTTGGAAACATGCAGACGTCGACGACCGAGCCGTCAGCACCATGCGCACGGAAGATTTCATGTTGGCCGATCGCTGGCGGGGGCCGGGCGGTCCCTACGAAGCAAGTGACATGGGCGAGGTCGGACTGTCCGCGCGACGACTCCCTGATTTGCCGGCCGAACCGTTGCCGCTGCTACGCCCTCGCGACGGCGAGACCTCGCGCACGGGACAGCGTGGACCGCTGAGTTCCCCCGCTGAGCGGTAA
- a CDS encoding sugar phosphate isomerase/epimerase family protein has product MLPMARQASAAAAKEPLYTLSLAEWSLHKTLFSGKMKNLDFPAATKNDYGIEAVEYVNQFFKDKAKDTAYLTELKQRAADVGVQNVLIMIDGEGALGDPDEEKRKKAVENHYPWIEAAKFLGCHAIRVNASSKGSFEEQQKLAADGLRRVSEFGRDHQISVIVENHGGLSSNGQWLVGVIKAVGLPNCGTLPDFGNFRVSATENYDRYKGVEELMPFAKAVSAKSHDFDEAGNETKTDYKKMMKIVIDAGYHGRVGIEYEGAKLSEPEGILATKKLLERVRDELSA; this is encoded by the coding sequence ATGCTGCCCATGGCTCGTCAGGCCTCGGCCGCGGCCGCCAAGGAGCCGCTCTACACGCTCTCGCTCGCCGAATGGTCGCTGCATAAGACGCTGTTCTCGGGCAAGATGAAGAATCTCGATTTTCCCGCGGCGACCAAAAATGATTACGGCATCGAAGCCGTGGAATACGTCAATCAGTTCTTTAAGGACAAAGCCAAGGACACGGCCTATCTCACCGAACTTAAGCAGCGGGCCGCCGACGTTGGGGTCCAGAACGTACTGATCATGATCGACGGCGAAGGTGCGCTAGGTGACCCCGACGAGGAAAAGCGCAAGAAAGCGGTTGAGAACCACTATCCCTGGATCGAGGCCGCCAAGTTCCTGGGCTGCCACGCCATCCGCGTCAATGCGTCCAGCAAGGGGAGCTTCGAGGAACAACAAAAGCTGGCGGCCGATGGTCTAAGGCGAGTGTCGGAGTTTGGCCGGGACCACCAGATTAGCGTGATCGTCGAGAACCACGGCGGTCTGTCGTCCAATGGCCAATGGCTGGTCGGCGTCATCAAAGCGGTCGGTTTGCCAAATTGCGGTACGCTCCCCGACTTTGGGAACTTCCGTGTCTCGGCGACCGAGAACTACGACCGGTACAAGGGGGTCGAGGAGTTGATGCCCTTTGCCAAGGCCGTGAGTGCCAAGAGCCACGACTTCGACGAGGCCGGCAACGAGACCAAGACCGACTACAAGAAGATGATGAAGATCGTCATCGACGCCGGTTACCACGGCCGGGTCGGCATCGAATACGAAGGGGCGAAGTTGTCCGAGCCCGAGGGCATCCTGGCCACCAAGAAATTGCTCGAGCGGGTCCGGGACGAACTGTCGGCCTAA
- a CDS encoding toxin-antitoxin system HicB family antitoxin → MMTKEQEVLRVADEMFQQSPDWVTFFREILGLEGVVRRAFPSPELLSRFEQTAEYGEIQQRLAKLRARGDFFASSREPTRVITVRLPKSLHESLRAEAHERHTSMNKLCISKLLQMVDGDLVPVDA, encoded by the coding sequence ATGATGACTAAAGAGCAAGAAGTTCTGCGTGTTGCCGATGAGATGTTTCAACAGAGCCCGGACTGGGTGACTTTCTTCCGCGAGATTCTTGGACTGGAAGGCGTGGTTCGTCGGGCCTTCCCCTCCCCCGAACTTTTGAGCCGATTCGAGCAGACCGCCGAGTACGGCGAGATCCAGCAGCGGTTGGCCAAGCTCCGCGCCCGCGGCGACTTCTTTGCTAGCTCGCGCGAGCCGACGCGTGTGATCACGGTCCGGCTGCCGAAGAGCCTGCACGAGTCGTTGCGTGCCGAGGCGCACGAGCGTCATACCAGCATGAACAAGCTCTGCATTTCAAAGCTGTTGCAGATGGTCGACGGCGACCTGGTTCCGGTCGACGCCTAA
- a CDS encoding TIGR01212 family radical SAM protein (This family includes YhcC from E. coli K-12, an uncharacterized radical SAM protein.), which produces MPAIVLPDWRAAGLRYFTLNHYLRSRFGQRTQKVSLNAGFTCPNVDGTVTTGGCVFCDNRSFSPSRRVPRGAIRAQLDEGIRRLKWRYDVDRFLAYFQPATNTYAPLDRLAQVYDEALEHPQVVGLAVGTRPDCVPDDVVALLADIATRTYLSVELGLQTIHDRSLDWMNRGHHHDAFVDAVERCQGRGFELCAHIMLGLPGESHEDMLDTAREVARLGLDAVKIHNLYAVKGTPLADWVTAGHVQLMERDEYVATLVDFLELLPPRCIVERVSGEVPPDYLVGPAWCLDKPALRQALDGELRRRDTWQGRQWQSTVSA; this is translated from the coding sequence ATGCCTGCAATCGTCCTTCCAGACTGGCGCGCCGCCGGGCTTCGTTATTTCACGCTTAATCACTACTTGCGCTCGCGATTTGGCCAGCGCACTCAAAAAGTCAGCCTGAATGCCGGTTTTACCTGCCCGAACGTCGACGGCACGGTCACAACGGGTGGGTGCGTATTCTGCGACAACCGCAGCTTTAGTCCCAGCCGCCGGGTGCCGCGCGGAGCAATCCGTGCGCAGCTCGATGAGGGAATTCGCCGACTGAAATGGCGTTATGACGTCGATCGGTTTCTGGCTTATTTTCAACCGGCCACGAATACATACGCGCCGCTGGACCGGTTGGCGCAGGTCTATGACGAGGCGCTCGAGCACCCTCAGGTCGTGGGGCTGGCCGTGGGCACGCGTCCTGACTGTGTGCCGGACGACGTCGTGGCCCTGCTGGCTGACATCGCGACGCGGACGTACCTGTCGGTCGAACTTGGATTGCAGACGATTCACGACCGGTCGCTCGATTGGATGAATCGCGGTCACCATCACGACGCTTTCGTGGATGCGGTCGAGCGCTGCCAGGGTCGAGGGTTCGAACTTTGTGCCCACATCATGCTTGGGCTCCCGGGCGAATCACACGAAGACATGCTGGACACAGCCCGAGAAGTCGCCCGACTCGGCCTGGACGCGGTAAAGATTCACAATCTATACGCCGTGAAAGGGACACCGCTGGCTGACTGGGTAACGGCCGGCCATGTGCAATTGATGGAGCGGGACGAATACGTCGCCACGCTCGTCGATTTCCTCGAACTCCTCCCACCGCGATGCATCGTCGAGCGCGTCAGCGGCGAGGTCCCTCCGGACTATCTAGTAGGGCCAGCCTGGTGCCTGGACAAGCCGGCCTTGCGTCAAGCATTGGATGGCGAACTGCGCCGTCGCGACACCTGGCAGGGACGCCAATGGCAGTCGACCGTGTCCGCTTGA
- a CDS encoding FHA domain-containing protein, whose amino-acid sequence MYGELIPLGGGDTIPLRKKTLLVGRRESCDIVLRFPNVSAHHCQLQIDSGYWYVHDQKSRNGLKVNGSRVTEKRLDPGDVLSIATHRYTVQYSPADLGAVGPPPSQGAPNAEIFSKSLLERAGLAKEKGNAKDRYDVLNNEAGQIKDFNKPL is encoded by the coding sequence ATGTATGGTGAACTGATCCCGCTTGGCGGAGGCGACACCATCCCGTTGCGGAAGAAGACTCTCCTCGTAGGACGACGGGAAAGTTGCGATATCGTCCTGCGGTTTCCCAACGTCTCGGCCCATCATTGCCAATTGCAGATCGATTCTGGCTATTGGTACGTCCACGACCAAAAAAGCCGTAACGGGCTGAAGGTCAACGGTAGCAGGGTCACCGAAAAGCGGCTCGACCCAGGTGACGTACTGAGCATTGCCACGCACCGTTATACGGTGCAATACTCGCCGGCAGATCTGGGTGCCGTTGGTCCGCCTCCCAGCCAGGGAGCCCCCAACGCCGAAATCTTTTCGAAGTCGCTCTTGGAGCGAGCTGGTTTGGCGAAGGAAAAAGGGAACGCCAAGGATCGCTACGACGTTCTCAATAACGAAGCCGGCCAGATCAAGGACTTCAACAAGCCTCTGTGA
- the rsgA gene encoding ribosome small subunit-dependent GTPase A, whose product MAKKKKIRAEFRKNRVTRARTSDWTKRFHTEDTRQDDAIKGERISGRGELTRKRTILVDDPTAVDRDATESNVAATESLAGRVLSVQGLISTVQAIDGQLYRCATRRLLKTLSTDLRHVVAAGDRVAFRPSPGNEGIIERVEPRYGVVSRETRRRQHVLVANVDQLLIVGSAAEPYLKPNLIDRFLVSAEKNKIRPLIVINKVDLVDRATLQPIVGVYSQMGYRVLLVSARTGLGVDRLRRAVTGFATAVAGQSGVGKSSILNAIEPGFALRVADVSEETQKGRHTTTTARLLPLAAGGYVIDTPGIRQFQLWDVVREEVAGYYRDVRPFVSKCRFPDCTHTHEADCAVKDAVADGWLDARRYESYCNLHAGDMDS is encoded by the coding sequence ATGGCCAAAAAGAAAAAGATTCGCGCTGAGTTTCGCAAGAACCGGGTGACCCGGGCCAGGACCTCCGACTGGACGAAGCGATTCCACACCGAAGACACGCGTCAGGACGACGCGATCAAGGGGGAGCGGATCAGCGGTCGCGGCGAGCTGACTCGCAAACGGACCATTCTGGTCGATGATCCAACGGCGGTTGACCGCGACGCGACCGAGTCGAACGTCGCTGCGACGGAAAGTCTCGCGGGTCGAGTGCTTTCCGTGCAAGGATTGATCAGCACTGTACAGGCGATCGACGGACAACTGTACCGATGCGCTACCCGGCGACTGTTGAAGACGCTCAGTACCGACCTGCGGCACGTAGTGGCCGCCGGGGATCGGGTTGCTTTTCGTCCGTCCCCAGGTAACGAAGGGATCATCGAGCGCGTTGAGCCACGATATGGCGTCGTCAGTCGCGAGACGCGCCGTCGGCAACACGTCCTGGTGGCAAATGTCGATCAATTACTGATTGTCGGCAGCGCCGCCGAACCGTATCTGAAACCGAATCTGATCGACCGCTTTCTCGTCAGCGCCGAAAAGAACAAAATCCGTCCCTTGATCGTCATCAATAAGGTCGATCTGGTCGATCGCGCCACACTGCAGCCGATCGTCGGAGTGTATAGCCAGATGGGCTACCGCGTTCTGCTCGTCAGTGCTCGAACCGGCCTGGGCGTCGATCGGTTACGAAGAGCTGTGACTGGTTTTGCGACCGCGGTCGCCGGACAGAGCGGTGTCGGCAAGTCGTCGATTCTTAATGCCATTGAGCCTGGTTTTGCTCTGCGCGTGGCAGACGTCAGCGAAGAGACACAAAAGGGACGCCATACCACGACCACCGCTCGACTATTGCCGCTGGCGGCAGGAGGCTATGTAATCGACACACCAGGCATTCGCCAGTTTCAATTGTGGGACGTGGTGCGCGAAGAAGTTGCCGGATACTACCGAGACGTTCGCCCCTTCGTCAGCAAGTGCCGCTTCCCGGATTGCACACACACGCACGAAGCCGATTGCGCGGTGAAGGATGCGGTGGCTGACGGTTGGCTCGACGCGCGCCGCTATGAGAGCTATTGCAACCTGCACGCGGGCGATATGGATTCCTGA
- the hflX gene encoding GTPase HflX: MKEMYRSETVVSEAAVLVGVVLPSHKFPGEPLEELEGLAQSAGARVVGQLTQRRETPDKTTYLGKGKVEELHALVESQDADVIIFDNDLSPAQTRNLEQATGVKVLDRTELILDIFASRAQTHEARLAVELAQLQYSLPRLKRMWTHLSRLKMGIGMRGPGEKQLEVDRRLVEKKIHDLRTEMATIERRKERQVAARHDRMTVSLVGYTNAGKSTLLNALTGAEVLAAHKLFATLDTRTKRWQLPGWGPVLLSDTVGFIRDLPHHLIASFKATLEEARQADLLLHVADASSPAVYQQITAVYGVLEELGIEEKDTLLVLNKIDAIEDAAQRDGLLEKYPNAIPISARRGTGLAQLAGRTSEALSRGFLDVDIETEAGNGRLLAFLAAHAEVLSQQYHESRVTIHCRIPQQHLGPIRESATSIRPHHHEGNGQTVPVEIVNKSIEDVA, encoded by the coding sequence GTGAAAGAGATGTACCGCTCAGAGACCGTCGTCAGTGAAGCGGCCGTATTGGTCGGCGTCGTGCTTCCTTCGCACAAGTTTCCAGGCGAACCTTTGGAGGAATTGGAGGGCCTTGCCCAATCGGCCGGTGCGCGTGTGGTGGGCCAGCTCACGCAGCGCCGTGAGACGCCCGACAAGACTACCTATCTCGGCAAGGGAAAGGTCGAGGAGCTGCACGCGCTGGTCGAATCGCAGGACGCCGATGTCATTATCTTCGACAACGATCTATCCCCCGCACAAACCCGCAACCTGGAGCAGGCGACCGGAGTGAAGGTGCTCGATCGTACGGAGTTGATTCTCGACATCTTTGCAAGCCGCGCTCAAACGCACGAGGCACGCCTGGCCGTCGAGCTAGCACAGCTGCAATATTCGTTGCCGCGATTGAAGCGGATGTGGACACACTTGTCGCGGTTGAAGATGGGAATCGGCATGCGTGGCCCGGGTGAAAAGCAGCTCGAAGTCGATCGCCGGCTGGTCGAGAAGAAGATCCACGACCTGCGCACCGAGATGGCGACGATCGAACGCCGCAAGGAGCGTCAGGTCGCTGCCCGACACGATCGCATGACGGTCTCACTCGTGGGTTACACCAATGCGGGCAAGAGCACGCTCTTGAACGCGCTCACTGGCGCCGAGGTCCTTGCCGCGCACAAGCTTTTCGCCACGCTCGACACGCGCACCAAGCGTTGGCAACTGCCAGGCTGGGGGCCGGTGTTGTTGAGCGACACGGTCGGTTTCATTCGCGACCTGCCTCACCATTTGATTGCGAGCTTCAAAGCTACGTTGGAGGAAGCACGCCAGGCCGACTTGCTGTTGCACGTCGCCGATGCCAGCAGTCCGGCGGTTTACCAGCAGATCACCGCCGTGTACGGGGTGCTTGAAGAATTGGGCATCGAAGAGAAAGACACGTTGCTGGTGCTCAACAAAATCGATGCGATCGAAGACGCTGCGCAGCGTGATGGACTTCTGGAGAAATATCCGAATGCCATTCCGATTAGCGCCCGGCGCGGAACGGGGCTCGCTCAACTTGCCGGCCGAACCAGCGAAGCGCTCAGTCGCGGTTTCCTCGATGTTGACATCGAGACCGAGGCGGGTAACGGCCGGTTGTTGGCATTTCTGGCCGCACATGCCGAGGTATTGTCCCAGCAATATCACGAAAGTCGGGTAACGATTCACTGTCGGATTCCGCAACAGCACCTCGGTCCGATTCGCGAATCGGCCACCAGCATTCGCCCCCACCACCACGAGGGTAACGGGCAAACGGTACCCGTAGAGATCGTGAATAAATCGATTGAGGACGTGGCTTAA
- a CDS encoding Gfo/Idh/MocA family oxidoreductase, which translates to MSSLSRRRFLEDSMLAAAAAVAAGGIGKLHAEEAGTPASKSPNEKLGVACVGVRGQGNSHLQKYSTREDTEVLYVCDVDESVGRQRVKEVAARQGREPKYVADLRQLLEDKSVDIVTTATPNHWHALVAIWAIQAGKDVYVEKPVSHNVSEGRRIVDAARKYGRICQTGTQCRSMKGSIDAIDYVHSGKIGQLSIARGLCYKPRPSIGPKGDYPIPSSVNYDLWSGPAPVKPLTREKLHYDWHWIWDYGNGDLGNQGIHQMDLARWGLGGKTLSTEVVSYGGRLGYTDAGETANTQVIIHDYGDQQLVFEVRGLPTEALRDARVGVIFEGADGFVVLTDYKAGAAFDLKGNKVAEFQGGGDHHANFLKAVRSRKSEDLNADILQGHLSSALCHMGNISYRLGTQENMKQVEMRLAGNDDAVDTFERFSDHLKANGVDPEKTQITYGRELHFDIDDERFVNDSQADAMLTREYRAPFIVPEAGRV; encoded by the coding sequence ATGTCGTCATTGTCACGCCGCCGGTTTTTGGAAGACTCGATGTTGGCTGCCGCGGCGGCCGTTGCTGCCGGAGGGATCGGCAAGCTGCACGCCGAAGAGGCGGGCACACCGGCTAGCAAAAGCCCGAATGAGAAACTGGGCGTCGCTTGCGTCGGCGTGCGCGGGCAAGGCAACAGTCATTTGCAGAAATACTCGACGCGCGAGGACACCGAGGTCTTATACGTGTGCGACGTCGACGAATCGGTCGGCCGCCAGCGCGTCAAAGAGGTCGCTGCGCGACAGGGTCGCGAGCCGAAGTATGTTGCCGATCTTCGGCAATTGCTCGAAGACAAATCGGTCGACATTGTCACGACGGCCACGCCGAATCATTGGCACGCACTGGTCGCCATCTGGGCCATTCAAGCGGGCAAAGACGTGTATGTCGAGAAGCCGGTCAGCCACAACGTCAGCGAAGGACGTCGCATCGTCGACGCCGCGCGGAAGTATGGCCGCATCTGCCAAACCGGAACGCAATGCCGCTCGATGAAGGGATCGATCGATGCGATCGACTATGTTCACTCCGGAAAGATCGGTCAGTTGAGCATCGCTCGTGGACTGTGCTATAAGCCACGCCCCTCGATCGGCCCGAAAGGGGATTACCCGATTCCGTCGTCGGTAAATTACGACCTATGGTCGGGCCCGGCGCCGGTGAAGCCGCTGACACGAGAGAAGCTGCATTATGACTGGCACTGGATATGGGACTACGGCAACGGTGATCTCGGCAATCAGGGTATCCATCAAATGGACCTGGCGCGATGGGGTCTGGGCGGAAAGACGCTCAGCACGGAAGTCGTCAGCTATGGCGGCCGTCTCGGTTATACCGACGCCGGTGAAACCGCCAACACCCAGGTCATTATTCACGACTACGGGGATCAACAGTTGGTCTTCGAAGTGCGCGGCTTGCCGACCGAGGCGCTGCGCGACGCGCGGGTGGGCGTGATCTTCGAGGGGGCCGATGGCTTTGTCGTCCTCACCGATTACAAGGCCGGCGCAGCCTTCGATCTCAAGGGAAACAAAGTCGCCGAGTTCCAAGGAGGCGGCGATCACCACGCCAATTTCTTGAAGGCCGTGCGCAGCCGCAAATCCGAAGATTTGAATGCGGACATCCTGCAAGGGCATCTCTCGAGTGCGCTGTGTCACATGGGGAATATTTCGTATCGCCTTGGGACGCAGGAAAACATGAAGCAGGTCGAGATGCGACTGGCCGGTAACGACGATGCCGTCGACACCTTCGAGCGATTTAGCGATCATCTGAAGGCGAACGGCGTCGATCCGGAGAAAACCCAGATCACTTATGGCCGAGAATTGCACTTCGACATCGACGACGAGCGATTCGTCAACGATTCGCAGGCAGATGCCATGCTGACGCGCGAGTATCGCGCACCGTTTATCGTGCCCGAGGCAGGTCGCGTCTAA